A genomic stretch from Patagioenas fasciata isolate bPatFas1 chromosome 8, bPatFas1.hap1, whole genome shotgun sequence includes:
- the RGR gene encoding RPE-retinal G protein-coupled receptor isoform X2, translating to MVTAYPLPEGFTELEVFAIGTALLVEALLGFCLNGLTIISFRKIKELRTPSNLLVVSIALADCGICINAFIAAFSSFLRYWPYGSDGCQIHGFQGFLTALASIGSSAAIAWDRYHHYCTRSKLQWSTAVSMIVFAWLFAAFWSVMPLLGWGQYDYEPLRTCCTLDYSKGDRNYITFLFALSIFNFIIPGFIMLTAYQSIHQKFKKTGHFKALSSSLRKSAGTAALQGNTQAPHGGQKGLPVHVVFTLG from the exons ATGGTCACTGCATACCCGCTTCCTGAAGGCTTCACTGAATTAGAGGTGTTTGCCATCGGCACTGCGCTGTTGGTAGAAG CCCTGCTTGGTTTCTGTCTAAATGGCTTGACAATTATTTCTTTCCGAAAAATCAAAGAACTCCGAACACCCAGCAATCTGCTGGTTGTCAGCATTGCCCTGGCTGACTGTGGGATCTGCATCAATGCATTCATCGCTGCCTTTtccagcttcctaag ATACTGGCCCTATGGCTCTGACGGCTGTCAAATTCATGGATTCCAGGGCTTCTTGACAGCTCTAGCCAGCATTGGCTCCAGCGCTGCGATTGCCTGGGACCGATATCATCACTACTGTACAA GGAGCAAGCTGCAGTGGAGCACGGCTGTCTCCATGATCGTGTTTGCATGGCTGTTTGCTGCCTTTTGGTCTGTGATGCCCTTGCTGGGATGGGGGCAATATGACTACGAACCCCTTCGAACCTGCTGCACCCTGGACTACAGCAAAGGGGACAG AAACTATATCACATTCCTTTTTGCTCTGTCCATTTTCAATTTCATCATCCCAGGCTTCATCATGCTCACAGCCTATCAGTCCATACACCAGAAGTTCAAGAAAACTGGGCACTTTAAG GCTCTTAGCTCATCACTGAGGAAATCAGCTGGAACTGCAGCACTGCAAGGAAACACACAGGCACCTCATGGAGGGCAGAAGGGCCTTCCTGTACATGTTGTGTTTACACTTGGCTGA
- the RGR gene encoding RPE-retinal G protein-coupled receptor isoform X1 encodes MVTAYPLPEGFTELEVFAIGTALLVEALLGFCLNGLTIISFRKIKELRTPSNLLVVSIALADCGICINAFIAAFSSFLRYWPYGSDGCQIHGFQGFLTALASIGSSAAIAWDRYHHYCTRSKLQWSTAVSMIVFAWLFAAFWSVMPLLGWGQYDYEPLRTCCTLDYSKGDRNYITFLFALSIFNFIIPGFIMLTAYQSIHQKFKKTGHFKFNTGLPLKTLVICWGPYCLLCFCAAVEDVMFISPKYRMIPAVIAKTVPTVDAFVYALGNENYRGGIWQFLTGQKIEKAEVDNKTK; translated from the exons ATGGTCACTGCATACCCGCTTCCTGAAGGCTTCACTGAATTAGAGGTGTTTGCCATCGGCACTGCGCTGTTGGTAGAAG CCCTGCTTGGTTTCTGTCTAAATGGCTTGACAATTATTTCTTTCCGAAAAATCAAAGAACTCCGAACACCCAGCAATCTGCTGGTTGTCAGCATTGCCCTGGCTGACTGTGGGATCTGCATCAATGCATTCATCGCTGCCTTTtccagcttcctaag ATACTGGCCCTATGGCTCTGACGGCTGTCAAATTCATGGATTCCAGGGCTTCTTGACAGCTCTAGCCAGCATTGGCTCCAGCGCTGCGATTGCCTGGGACCGATATCATCACTACTGTACAA GGAGCAAGCTGCAGTGGAGCACGGCTGTCTCCATGATCGTGTTTGCATGGCTGTTTGCTGCCTTTTGGTCTGTGATGCCCTTGCTGGGATGGGGGCAATATGACTACGAACCCCTTCGAACCTGCTGCACCCTGGACTACAGCAAAGGGGACAG AAACTATATCACATTCCTTTTTGCTCTGTCCATTTTCAATTTCATCATCCCAGGCTTCATCATGCTCACAGCCTATCAGTCCATACACCAGAAGTTCAAGAAAACTGGGCACTTTAAG TTTAATACTGGTTTACCCTTGAAGACGCTGGTCATTTGCTGGGGTCCCTATTGCCTTTTATGCTTCTGTGCAGCAGTTGAAGATGTGATGTTCATTTCACCAAAATATCGTATG ATTCCTGCAGTTATTGCCAAGACTGTGCCAACCGTGGACGCTTTTGTATATGCCCTGGGGAATGAGAACTACAGAGGAGGAATATGGCAGTTCCTCACAGGACAGAAGATTGAGAAAGCAGAGGTTGATAACAAAACTAAATAA